In the Vanessa cardui chromosome 10, ilVanCard2.1, whole genome shotgun sequence genome, one interval contains:
- the LOC124532694 gene encoding putative gustatory receptor 28b produces MTIFLSYTIVVYSIWCISCISFIAYYIEKFHQTHCEMQRTQNLIISVKSKENETEVEHELELFSRILILSNVSYSPLGMFTIDRPLMVKLFGGLTTYLVIILQYGDQKEH; encoded by the exons ATGACAATTTTCTTGAGTTACACTATTGTTGTTTATAGCATTTGGTGTATCAGTTGTATATCTTTTATCGCATACTATATTGAAAAATTTCATCAGACACATTGTGAG ATGCAACGAACGCAGAACTTGATCATCAGTGTAAAGTCCAAGGAAAACGAAACAGAGGTGGAGCATGAGCTGGAGCTGTTCTCTCGGATCCTAATACTCAGCAACGTGAGCTATTCACCGCTCGGCATGTTCACTATTGACAGACCGCTCATGGTGAAG TTGTTTGGCGGTTTGACAACATACttggttataattttgcagTATGGAGACCAGAAAGAACACTAA